Within the Cupriavidus necator N-1 genome, the region CGGCGCCGCGCCGCTCATCAAGTCAATAGGCGTGACTTCATACTAGGCCTCGGGACCAGGCTTGCCTTTACCGCCTGGTGTGCGCACCGAGTCTAGAATAAGAGCTTCCGACATCGCGATTCCTCTCGATGATTCGTGACATGGGCTCTGTGCTTTTCTTCGGAAACTTCGTTTTTGCGCTGCATATGCGCTCCCGCAGCCTTTCAGACACTTTCTCGAATCCTCAGGGTGACGCGCGCGACTGCAGTTCGGTCTCGCGCTCAAGCTGGCCTGCCTAGGCTGGCGTTGAACGCCTCCTTAATCGGTCCGTAGGCAACGGTCGGCATCTGTACCAGGCGACGCGCCAGCCTGGCGGCCTCATTCTGGAGCGACTCATCAGCACGCACTTTCCAAACCAGGCCGAAGCGCTGTCATTGTTCGGCGTCGATCTTGTCACCCAAGGATAGCCAGCGCGCGAACGCGCATCTCACCGACCTGTCGGCAGGAAATCGGTACTGCCTAAATCCGGAATCCGGCCTATTCTCGAACAGCCATCAACGTGGGCCATGCTGCATCGCAACACGCAGGCTGAACTAGACGTTCTGTATTGAGGGCATTAAGCACTTCGGGGCGGTTCAGGGTGATAGTGGCCACACCTTCGCTGGCGTAATACAGCACGGGTGCTGCCATTGTCTCTCTCCTCTTTAGCTTTGCGTTCTCGGCCGCAACAATGCCCGGTACGGACTGTCTCAGCAGTTCTTTCTCGGCATCGATCAGCTGCCGCCGAGTTTGCAAGGACATCGCGATCTACTGCAGGCGCGCACGCTCGACGCCGCGTCGCTGGACGCGATCCGCCAGAATTCCGTATTGGCTATCGATGCTCTTAATGTGGCCGAATATCTTGCCGCTCGCCTGCCTTAGATCCTCGTGAAAGTCTAGCCAGGGCGCCGGCGTCTTTCGTCGTCAAAACTGACGATATGAGATTGCCTCAAAGCAGGAGCTGGGTGTGGAGAGGAGGCTAACATTCCGAGTCTAGGACTAGGTTTTAGCCTTCCCAATCATAGGCCAAGCCGCTTACCCCGCAACGGGGGCTCGCGCCGCAGTTCCAATGGGCCAGAACCTCGGTTTGGGAACAAATCCGCCCAAGCCCCCTTCTTGGGACGATGAATCCGCCGTATGGCCTAGCTGATTAGCCCGAGCAGCCGCGCTTTCGCAATCGCTTGCACGCGGCTATGGGTATCGAGCTTCAGGCTGATGTTGCGGACATGGGTACGCACTGTGCTATCCGAAACAAACAGCTTCTCGCTCATCGCCCTGTTTGAGTAGCCAGCCGCAAGGAGCTCCAGAACCTTAGTTTCGGCGGCTGTCAGTGGTGGCACCATTCCACCGTCGTCGTTTGCCAGTTGCCCTATTCCATCTTGTGGACCTTGCCAAAATCCCGCGAGCAGTCTTTGCAAGTAGTCGAGGAGGATTGGGTCGCGCAACCTGTCCGGTTCCATTCGGGCAGATCTCTCCAAGCGGACGATAATATTGCGGGCACGCGTGCCTTCATCCAAGACCAGACGCATGATCCCCTCAGGGGCGGCAGCTTTAAGGACTTCTCCCATTTGGATTGTCGCAGCTGCATAATCCCCTGCAGCTTCCAGCGCGAGACTTTTCAGAACGGCAAGCTTCATCGCGCGGCGCAAACGGCGTTCGGAATTGGCCACGGAAATGGCACTCTCGATGATCGGAAGCGCCTCCCTACCCTTTCCCGCCAGGATCAGCCACCGCAGCCGCCCCAGTTCCAGATAATCGACGTCATTGGCCGAAAGCCGAAGGACTTTGCAGCGCTTCCATACTTCAGGGAAACTAGCGCGTTCGAGCTCAGATTGCGCAGCCGACAGATCGCCTTGCATCAACAGCAGGCGCGCTCGCTCGAGCTTCGCACTCGCAACGGCACGAACCACATGCCGATGATGTCCTAGATACTCGAGCTCGCTCAATAGCTGGGAGGCGTGATGGACATCGCCATTCGCAATTGCGATCCGCGCCAGCGTCACGTGTCCCGTGATCATATGATCGGGAAGGCCGATTTCTTTTGTCATCGGCACGTACACCTGAAGTAAGCGTGCGGCCTGCTCTAGCTCATTGGCTTCGTAAAGTGCATGCGCATAGAGAACGCCCGCCCATGCGTTGCCGGTCGTATAGCCGTAGGATGGCGCGCCCGTAGCGGCAACCGCCATGCGGAAGCGCGCTGTTGCTTGCCGCAGCCGGCCTTCCTGCATGTCAATCATGCCCTCGACCGCCTCCGTGTACATCAAACCGAATGCGTTCGGACTTTCGCCTTGTGTATTTCTTGCCGCATCCAGCAGTTTGCGAGCCTCGTCATATTCCCCTTTGAAAGCAAAGGCGACGGCCATGATATTTGCCAGGACGTTATCGGCAAAAGAATTTCCTGTCGGAAAAGTGGAAAGAGCCGTCAGACCAACCTCATAGGCGTCCTCATGGCGGTCGATGCTCGCGAGGAGCAACGGGCGAAGGGCGCGAAGATGAGTGATGACCAACTGATCCGTGGCTTTCTCCAGTTCAGGTTGCTCCATGCACTTTATCGCCTCGTGAGCGCCTCGGGTAAAATACAAGGCGAGAATGTGCGCCACCTGAAGCACGGGATACGCCGCGATTAGTTGCAACGGTATCGCTCCAAACCAGCGGCTGAGCAACCTCCAGCGGCCGCCGGATAGGAAACAGTCGGCATGGCTCGAAAGCAGCGTCAACGCCCGGTCGTAGTCGTGCGCATCAATGGCATAGTCGATCGCCGGAACAACGTGGCCTTGGTCCTCGTTCCAGCAAGACGCCTCGATTCTTAATCGGCAAACCTCATCTGGCATCTCTAGCGCGAATTGTTCCCGCAGAAAGCTTGCGAACAGGCTGTGGTACCGATAGGTCCGTTCCGGACCATCGATTGAGGTCAAGAACAGATTGCTGCGCTCCAGTTTATCGAGCATCTCCGCGCTGTCACTGCGGCGTAGAATCGCATCGCAAAGTGCTGGAGAGAGGCTTTTCAAAATGCTGGTACGGAGAAGAAAATTTCGGATTGCAGCTGGCTGACGATTCAACACATCTTCGGTCAGGTATTCGGCCACTGCCTTGTCCGACCCCGAGAAGCGCGCAATGAAATCGCCATGCCTGACATGGCGCTCCAGCGCGACCGACGCAAGCCAAATCGCAGCGACCCAGCCCTCCGTGCTTTGATGCAGTTGACGCAATTCATCGAGGGGAATCGCTAGGTGGCGCTTGTCGTTGAAGAACTCTACGGTTTCGTCAAGTGAGAATCTGAGGCTGGAGGCATCGATCTCGACCAACTCTCCATGAACGCGAAGTCGCGCAAGCCCGATATCCGGCCTCGTTCTGGTACCGATGACGATCAAACCGTGGCGCGGTAGCTGGTCCAGCAACTGCGCCAACAGGCCCAAAACTGCGGATTCCTGAAGATGTTCCAGGTCGTCCAGGAATATCGCGAATGGGGACGGAATCCGCCTGAGTCGATCAATGGTGTCGAGGGCAGACAGAGATGGCTGGACCTCATCGGTATCCCGGCCGCTGTGTGCCAATTTGAGCTGTGCGACAGCTGCTGCGAGATTACAAGAGAACCGTGCAGGATCGTTGTCGGCTGCGTCGCATGTAAGCCATGCAGTCGTAACACCGCTACTCTCGAGTCTGGATCGAATCTGGCTCATGGCTGTCGTCTTGCCAAAGCCAGCTGGTGCACTAACTAGGACCGCTTTGGCCGATCGCGCGCCACAAGCAGCTTCGCAAATCGCCGAGCGTTGGATCTGAATTGGCGATGCCCTCGGGGCATTCAGATTCACGGCCATTCGTGACGCTTGTTGTCGCTTGGTAATGCTGTTCATCTCTGTGTCCCCTGCGCAACGCCGGCGCATCTCCATGGGGTGGCCGCTGCTAAGGCCGACAGTGGCTCCTCCCCCGACTTTTTTGGTGATTATCGCGCCTCCGTTTCGGTCTCACAAGCTGGACGAATGGGTGACTGGCACCTCCGCGCCGCGTCCGTTGGCGAAGGATGGGCCGAGCCAATACGAACTCCCGCTCGTTCACGCCCCAAATATGGGCCCCGCGTCATTGCAGAATGCACACAAAGAGTGCACCCCCAGAGCAAAAAAAGCTTGCAGGGAAGGAGCAAGATCCTGAATCGGATTGTTAATGTAACGCCATGTAGCATGTCGCGCAGCAGGCCGGTCGATCAGAAAGAGGGTGGCGACCCGAAGCGTTCATTGTGTGCGGGACGCCACCGAATGCCGGCCGTAGACCAGACTCAGAACTTATGCCGGATACCAAGCGCCACGCCGGTCTGACTCTCCTTCCCAGCAGCAAGCGTCTTCAGGTCGCCGAAATTGAGGCCTGAATTGCGCGCATAGGCCACAGCACCATACACGTCGGTCCGTTTCGATAGGGAGTAGATGCCTTGCACGACATACTGCTTCGGGTTGGGCGGATTGACGACACCAGTCCGGGATTTGACATCATCGTAATAAAATGCCGCAGACAGCATCAGCGCGGGTGTCAATTCGTAGCGAAGCCCCGCCCACCAAAGATTGTCGCGCAGCGCGGTAGCGCCGGCAGCCGTTGTGTCGTGACCCCAGCGATAGCCGGCGACGATACTGGCCGGGCCAATGGAATAACTGCCCGCCAATGCCGCTTTCCGGATTTTACTGTGCCCTTCCGCGGTTTCAGGCCCGTTTCCCTGGTCATACGTCCCCGCGATGGCAAACGGACCCGCCACATAGACCATGCCAACGCCCAAACCGGCATTGCCTTGTATTGCGCCGGCCTGCTCGCCAAACGCATAGTGCCCCTGAACCGTCAGGCCGCCCGCGGCGAATCGGTATTTGACTGCATTGTCCTCCCGCGGCGACCCGAGTAGAACAACGAGGGGCTCGTAGGTATTGGAATAATACAGCGGCGCGAAATTGGGAAGCGTTTCATAGATGGTCGTGTACTGACGGCCCAATGTTAGTCGGCCATATGCGCCCTCTATGCCAACAAACGCCTGTCGATTGAACAGCCGGCCGGTCTCCGCCATCGTGCCTGTATCGACATTGAATCCACTCTCTAGGACAAACAGCGCGCTTAGCCCACCGCCCAAATCCTCGGTTCCACGGATCCCCCAACGCGGCCCAGACAACCCCGTCGAACTGAGCTTGACAACCGATTTTCCGCCCCCCTGGCCCGTAACAGCGGAGGGATTGTTGTTACTGTAATCCAGATAGGTATCGGCGACGCCGTAGAGTGTGACGCTGGACTGCGCAAGCGCACTGTCACCCATCCAACTGGTGACAAGCATGGCAGCTACTGTGCCCAATCGTATGGCACGTTCTTTCTTCTTCATGTGACTTATCTCCTCCGTCTTATTTGATCTGCTGTGTCGATGCACAGCCGTATGGCCTCCGAGAGAGCCATACGGCTGTGCAAGGAAGCCGAGCCGTGTGGAAATGCCGCTCGCAATGAGCCATCCGCGTTTGGGCAACCAGGAGGAAGGCACGTGAGTTAGGTGACCGCACGTCCTGGCATCGGCGACGTAACTTGCGGGTCTCGCACTGGAGCTAGACCGGACATCACGCCCAGTTACCCTCCCTGCTCGTCGTCGCGGCTAATACAGTCCCTAACGCGACGGCCCGTTGCTCGGCTTGTCTCAAGCTCCATCTGGGTCAACATCGAGGGGGTAGAACACCTTTGAACATCACGTCGGGCCCTACTGCCCCGCTTGATGTCACGCCGCACAATTGCATCGACCGTACCAATTCATCTTTGATGATCTCAATCGCCCGACGAGCGCCGGCTTCTCCCGCCGCTGCAACCCCGTACAACGTCGCCCGACCCACAAGCACGGCCTCCGCGCCACAGGCCTTCGCCTTCAGGATGTCGGCGCCTCGCCGCACGCCGCCATCCAGCAGCACGGGCACCCGGTGACGCACAGCCGCAGTCACGAATGGCAGCGCGTCTAGCGCAGCCGCTGCGCCGTCTAGTTGACGACCGCCGTGATTGGACACGACGACGGCATCGCAACCGATATCCACCGCGCGCACGGCGTCATCTGGCCGCAGAATGCCTTTGATCACCAGCTTGCGCGGCCAGAGGTCACGAATCTGCCGCAGGCGGTCCCAGTCGAAGGTCGGATCATAGTTTCGTCCGACTGATGACGCGATGGCATGGGCACTGTGCGCTTCTGCCTCAAGCCCTCGCAGGTTTTCCATAACCGGCATGCCGTGGGCCAGCAAGCTGCCGAGCCAGCGTGGCCGAGTGGCGAAATCCAGCACGTTCTTCGGCGTGAAGCGAAACGGCACACGGAAATCGTTACGGAAATCGCGCTCTCTCTTGCCGCCCACGGGCAGGTCTACAGTGATCACCAACGCTTCATAGTCCGCCACCTTCGCCCTTTCGATCAGTGCGTGTAGGTAGGCCTGATTGCGCAGGATATACGCTTGAAACCACAGTCGACCTGGAGCGGCATTCGCAATTCGCTCGATTGACGCGGTAGCGGTGCTGGACAGCGTGTAGGGAATGCCAGCAGCAGCGGCTGCACGCGCGATGGCGACGTCGCCATCGTGCCATCCAAAGCCTACTGCGCCGGTCGGGGCAATCGCCAATGGCATCGCCGACGGCTCCCCTAGGATCGTAGTGGTGGTATCAATTTCGGCGACGTTAACCAATACGCGCGGAGCGAGCCGGATTCGCCGGAAAGCCAGCACATTGGCGTCCAGCGTCGTTTCATCTTCGGCTCCGCCGTCAAAGAAATCGAAGATCGCCCTCGGCAGCCGCCGCTTGGCGATGTGGCGCAAGTCCGCTATTGAGTATGCATTCATGTCTCGTTCAGTCCGGCTTGAGTCGACCGGCTTAGATTGGCGCGGGCGGGCGTGGATTAACCAACCGCATGGCCCTTTCATCAGCCGAATAGCCCTATTTTCATTTGACTGCGTCTGCGAAGGACAAAGCCAATTTTCCGCGGCGCCGATGAAATGCCCGCTGTGACGAGCACTACCAATGGTACTTAATTCACTCTTTCGACGTCAGAGATGGCCCATACCGTTCGCCTAAATGATCGTGTGTTCCAGGGTACCTACGGCGGATACCTCGAGGCGAAGGGAGTCCCCAGGTCTAAGATATCGCGGTGGCAAGCGGAATCCCCCGCTACCAGCGGGCGTGCCGGTCGCGATCACGTCGCCCGGTTCCAGCGTCATGTGCCGAGACAGATAAGCTATTAGCGTCGCAACAGAGAACAGCATGTCGCCGGTGTGGCCTCGCTGCATCACTTCCCCGTTCAACCATGCCGTAATTTCAAGCGCCTGCGGATCGGTTATCTCGTCGCGAGTAACAAGCCAAGGCCCCATTGGTGCGAAGCCGTCGAAGCTTTTGGCGAATGTGGTTTGGGCCGGCTCCACGTCAAACTGGAACTCACGCGCACTCAGGTCGTTCAGCACTGTGTAGCCGGCGACCATGTCCAAGGCTTTCTCCTCGGAAATGTCCTTGGCATAGCTTCCGATAACGACCGCAAGCTCGGCTTCAAAATCGAGCTTTGACACCTCCACAGGGCAGCGAATGGCCTCACCATGGGCTGCCACCGACGACGGCAATTTAGCAATGACTCGGGGCCTTGTGAAAGGTGCAATGCCGGTTTCTTTGGCGTGGTCGGCATAGTTACGGCCGATTGCGACGATTTTCCCGGGTCGCGGCACAGGAGCGCACAGAGTGACGTATTCAAGATCATCCAGCAGAAGTTGGCCGCTCTCCTGCATAGTGCGCACGTGCCGAGCCAGCGCCGACATAGCAGGTGCGCCGCCTTGCAGCAACCGCGGCATCCCGCTTGACGCCACAGGAACTCCAGCGGCGAGGCAATGGATCTCGGCCTCGGCGGCGACTGGCATAGAACGCAGCCACTCACTGACATCCAGGATCTGCCCGGCGTCCACCAAAACGCCCACAGCAATGCTTCCGTCGCGCTTCCGGTAGGTCATTAATTTCATGCCGCCGCCTCGTCGAAGAAGCGATTTGCCATTACTTGGCAACGCTTGATTAGGCGTCGTTCGTCCGGCCTATAGTCGGCCACGGCGTTGTGAATCGTGCCCATGTTGTCCCACATCAGCACGTCGCCCACGGCCCAGCGATGGCGGTATCTGTACTTGGGCTTCAGTTGATGCTCGAACAGAAGCGCAAGCACGCGGGCGCTTTCTGCCTCCGGCAATTCGTTGATCCGCACCGAATAGCCCGGGTTCGCATACAAGACCTTCTTCCCTGTGATGGGGTGGGTTAGGAAAATTGGATGTGATACAGGAGGTTTGGCAGCGCGCTGCGCTTCCGTCAAAGGCGGACGCTGGCTGCCCTTCTCGCTGCGCATCATCTCCCAGAACTTACTGAAATCGTGCAGCACGGTCATGCCTTCCAGCCTCGTCTTGAGGCTTTCAGGCAAATCTTCATACGCCGCGTGCATATTGGAGAACTCAGTGCATCCGAGGGGCTCACCATCGCGGTGGGGAATTTCGATCCCATAAAGTATGTTGCAGTAGGCGATCACCTTGCTGTACGACATGTCGGTATGCCAATCCTGACCGGCATCAGCCAGGCCGATCGGCTTACCGTCCTCGACAATGTTCGACAGGATCATTACTTCCGGCAGTCCGGCTTCCTGATAGTTTCCGGCCACATTCACTTCCAGCTTCCCAAAGCGTGTGCTGAATGCCTTTAATTGGGGCGCGGAAAGGTCTTGCGCCGAAAAGCTGATCACACCATGCCGACAGAGTGCGTACTCGATCTCTGTTTGCTCGGCATCGCTCAGGGGACCGGACAAATCAACATCTTCGATGCAGGCGCCGAAGCCTTGGGGGTTAGGTAAAATCTTCATGGGGGTTCCTCAATATGGGTTATCTGCCTAGCCACATAGGCATCAGGCCTGCGAATCCATTTGATTCGCCAACGCGATATCAAACTGGCATCAATCTACGGCTACGTTCCTCGCAAACCGGAATTCAGGCGTGATCTCGAGCTTCACTATGCCGACGCGCTGGGGTGTCAGTCGCACCGAGGCATCCACTGTGTACATCTGCATGGGTCCGTTGATAGTAACGGGCCCGAGCGGCGGGACGCCATTGTCAAAGCGGTAGACAGTCATATAGGAAGTCAGCCGTGCCATATTTCCCTCTTCCACCGCCACGAAGGAATTACTCAAGACATGGCGAATGCGTTGCGTGGCTGAGCGCGTGGCCAGCGCCAAACGAATCTCATCGTGGCCGCGCAACTCCACACCTTGCCTGTTCCAGACAGCGTCCGGCTCGAATAGAGAAATCAACTGCTCGTATCTCGATTGGTCGAGGCAATGGAAGAACCGGTGTAATAGTTGCAGGCACGGTGACAGCAGAAGGGTGGCACTATCTGCCATGGAATTGTTCCCGATTAAGAAGTAAAAAGACGTTGCGATTGGTGAAGACTACCAACCGGGCCTACCCTTCGGAAGCAAAAAGGTGAGAAAATACAGTTCTCAATTTGGAAAAAAGGGCAAACACCCGTGGACCGTTTGCGTTGCATCGAAGTCTTCATTGAAGTTGCCCAAGGCCGAAGCTTTTCGGCTGCAGCACAGCGACTCGGCATTTCCAAAGGAAATGTCACCAAGCATGTGGCCTGGCTCGAAGAGACTCTTGGAGCCCAGTTGCTGATGCGCACGACAAAGAGCGTGTCCCTGACCGACGCCGGCCTGACCCTATTGGAGAATGGGCGAGATTTGCTGGAGCGATTCGAGGAAACCGAGGCGGCGATAGAGGGCTCGGTCACCTCAACGAAGGGGGCGCTACGTGTGGGGTGCCCGCCCTCCTTCGGTGCCTTCCATCTGGTTCCATTGCTGACAGCGTTCTCTGCACTACACCCCGATGTCCAGGTCGTTCTGTATCTCGACGACGGCCGATCCGATCTAGTCAGCGAGGGTCTCGATCTTTCTCTGCGGATTGCTTCCTCACTGCGAGATACCAGCTACGTCGCCCAGAAACTCGCGGTTGTACCGCAGATCCTGGTGGCGTCAGACCGCTATCTGGCCAATCGAGGGCATCCTGAGACGCCACAAGATCTCGTGCATCACGATTGCCTGGTGCATACGTTGAAGGCGCCTACCAATATCTGGTCTTTCACCGGGCCGGAGGGTAATGTTTCAGTTCGCGTAAACGGCACCATACGCGCCAACTTTGGCGAAGCACTACGGTATGCCGCCATCCTGGGCCACGGTATTGCCATGCACCCGACATACATGGTCGCGGACGATATCCAACAGGGGCGCCTTAGGCAAGTTCTAGCAGCGTATCAGCCGACAGCCCTGGACGTGTTCGCCGTATTTCCCAGTCGGCGCCACTTGCCGACACGCGTGCGGGCCTTTATCGACTTCCTGAAGGTGCGCTTTGCCGGAATGGTCGAGTGGCAACAAGAACCCGATGCCCTGAAATAGCTCAAACCGCTGTAGGCGTACTTTTATCACGCGGGGGTGATCTTTCTTAGCACGGCTGATCGGTAGAGTTCTAGGCTGCGGCAGCGACTCTTAATGCGCAGGAAGCAGTGCGTCCGGCGCCTCGTCCTAAGCACACCCCATCCGTCCTTGGGACGGCCAGAAATGGTTAGCACTATCCATGCGGCTTACCCATCATGCTAACCGCAAAGGAGATTAACCAAGGCGTTACTACCCGAGCCGCCGGGCGGAGTGCACAGCTCCCTCAATACTCTCCATTGCGCTCGGCAGAATTGATTGCAATTGCCTCGCCAGGCGTAGCGACTTTGGCGGTAAAGTACTGCGGATGAAGGCGCCGAACGAGATCTCCGCTCAGCTCCCAAGTCATGCACTGGCCAAGATGACGTGGCGCCTCATCCTGCTTGTCGGCCGCCCTCTCTCCCTTGCGAACCAACTGCGCGTGATAAACCGGGATGGTTTGATAAGCCGCTGTTGCCATACTGAACAATAGCTCGCGCAAGTGCGTGCAACCCATAGCACCGCCCATGTGAGCCTCGATCTCCCGGCGCCAACCCTTCCCCATCGTGAGGCCGATGAAGCCTTGGAGCGCGGCCTGAGCCCTTTCGCACGTTAGGACAGGTCTTGCCGCCATCGTACATGTCATGCCGTGAATCACTAAGTTGCTGTCCAGAGTGGCACATATGCGCATGTCGTGGACCGGTTCACCAGCTTGAATTGAGTGATCATCGAGTCCCAATGAGTCGTAGCCTCGCACATCGCTGAGTCTCGCCTCAAGGTCCCATAAGTCGTCGTCGCGCATGTAGCCACTGAAGGTCACGGTGCGCGTATGCATCAAGATTCTCTCAGCGAACTCAGGGTATTGCATTGATCTGCTCCGGGCGCGATTCTACCGTCTGACTCGCTTGGCGGTCAGGTGACCTGGCTATTTCGACCACGATGTTGAAACGGGTCGCCAGCGAAGCGCAGTTTAGTCCACGACCGGGGTCCCTCGCATCGTCAAAATTGACGATCTACCGAAACGTCGTCGCCAAAAGCAGACTTGCCGACCGGTTCTGTTCCTCCACGCGGGAAGGATGTCAGGTCCATCTAGAACTCGCTTATGGGTTCCGCTTGAGCTGTTGCACGGCCGAGAGGACAGCCTGGAGGGCCGGCCCCTTTAGCAGGCTGTTGAAAGGCACTCCGCCATGAAGGGCGCAGTGCAGCTAAACACGACTCGACATGTGAATGGCCGCTTTCGGTTAGGTCGCCGTTGATTACCGCACATCGAACCTGTGCCAGTAGGTGGGCCCCCGCGGCGACCATCGCATCTGTTGCCGCCCCAGTCACCGCCCCTTCGGAAAGCTGGGAATTCCCTCAAAGACCGCCCAAGGTAGCGCGGAGTCGGTCCAGACCTGCGCCTTTGGCACATCAACTATAGGAACGTCCAGGCTGCCGACTTTCAGCACCAGCTTGCCCCGTAGCATGTCGGCGCGGGATGCAAGCGGCGAGCCGCAACAATCACAGAACATACGCGTAACGATGCGGCCGGCGTCGCTGCGGTCGTCATACGCCGCAGGCTCGTCGCCCGTCCACACAAGCTGCGCATCGTCGATCAGCAAGTTCAGGGAGTAGGCGGTGCCCGAACTGCGGCGGCAGTGGCTGCAGTGGCAGGCAACGACAGTTGACAAGGTACCCACAACGCGATAGCGCCTCCGCCCACAGAGACAACCGCCGTGGTGTTCAGGTTGAGATGACTGGCTCAAATTGTCCTTTCACATCAGCACGCCGTATAGGCGCCATCAATCACCATTTCAGCACCGCTGACGTAGGCCGCCGCATCGCTGAGAAGAAAGGCGATGGTCGCGGCCACCTCGTCGGCCTGACCGAAACGGCGCATAGGGATGCGGCTGTGCCACTGGGCCAACGCCTGCTCGCGGGTCATGGGCTGGCCATGCGCATCGCGCGGAGGCTCGTGCGATGCGCCCAAGGCAGTAGCTGTCGGGCCCGGGTGAACGGTATTGACGCGAATTCCCTCGGAGGCTAGCTCGACCGCCGCCGCCTTGCTCAGCATCAGAATCGCACCCTTACTGGCTGAATAGGCGGCATAACGCGGCCCCGCGATCTGGCCAAAGATTGAGGAGACGTTGACGATGGCGGCCGTACCACCGTGCGTGCGGATGCGGTTGCGCATAAGCGGCAGCGCGCCTTGCATGCCCATAAACGGACCTTCGACGTTGACGCGGTATTGCCTCCACAGATCCTTGATGGAGGACCGTTCAAAAGATCCAGCCAGCATGATACCGGCGTTGTTGACCAGCCCATGAAGCTGTCCACCTTCCTCGCCAATCTGTTCGAACAGCCGGTTCCAGTCCTGCTGCTCGGTGACGTCGTGGACCACGGTCCTGATGCAGCCAGCCGCGCCAGCGGTTTCGGCCAAGCCATCGCGGCTAAGGTCGGTGGCGAAAACCGTGGCGCCTTGCGACGCCAGAAGGCGCGCCGTAGCCCGACCGATGCCCGAACCTGCGCCGGTGACGATGATGGTCTTGTCTTGATGTGTGCCTGCCACGGTCATATCTCCCATACATTCACACTCATTGGTCGAACACGACGACCGTGTACACCAGCGAGCCGACAGCTTCGACGACGCCCGACGCTTCGTGGCCTAGCACCACAGCTAGCGGGTGCGGGTAGGAGCCATCATAGAAATGAAGGTCGGAATGGCACAGACCCACGGCGGCGGTGCGACTCAGCACCTCCCGCGAACCTGGCTTGGCGATGACGACTTCCTCAATGGGCATCGAGTGCCAGCTGATGCCGTACGGCGACTTT harbors:
- a CDS encoding LuxR C-terminal-related transcriptional regulator, coding for MNSITKRQQASRMAVNLNAPRASPIQIQRSAICEAACGARSAKAVLVSAPAGFGKTTAMSQIRSRLESSGVTTAWLTCDAADNDPARFSCNLAAAVAQLKLAHSGRDTDEVQPSLSALDTIDRLRRIPSPFAIFLDDLEHLQESAVLGLLAQLLDQLPRHGLIVIGTRTRPDIGLARLRVHGELVEIDASSLRFSLDETVEFFNDKRHLAIPLDELRQLHQSTEGWVAAIWLASVALERHVRHGDFIARFSGSDKAVAEYLTEDVLNRQPAAIRNFLLRTSILKSLSPALCDAILRRSDSAEMLDKLERSNLFLTSIDGPERTYRYHSLFASFLREQFALEMPDEVCRLRIEASCWNEDQGHVVPAIDYAIDAHDYDRALTLLSSHADCFLSGGRWRLLSRWFGAIPLQLIAAYPVLQVAHILALYFTRGAHEAIKCMEQPELEKATDQLVITHLRALRPLLLASIDRHEDAYEVGLTALSTFPTGNSFADNVLANIMAVAFAFKGEYDEARKLLDAARNTQGESPNAFGLMYTEAVEGMIDMQEGRLRQATARFRMAVAATGAPSYGYTTGNAWAGVLYAHALYEANELEQAARLLQVYVPMTKEIGLPDHMITGHVTLARIAIANGDVHHASQLLSELEYLGHHRHVVRAVASAKLERARLLLMQGDLSAAQSELERASFPEVWKRCKVLRLSANDVDYLELGRLRWLILAGKGREALPIIESAISVANSERRLRRAMKLAVLKSLALEAAGDYAAATIQMGEVLKAAAPEGIMRLVLDEGTRARNIIVRLERSARMEPDRLRDPILLDYLQRLLAGFWQGPQDGIGQLANDDGGMVPPLTAAETKVLELLAAGYSNRAMSEKLFVSDSTVRTHVRNISLKLDTHSRVQAIAKARLLGLIS
- a CDS encoding porin produces the protein MKKKERAIRLGTVAAMLVTSWMGDSALAQSSVTLYGVADTYLDYSNNNPSAVTGQGGGKSVVKLSSTGLSGPRWGIRGTEDLGGGLSALFVLESGFNVDTGTMAETGRLFNRQAFVGIEGAYGRLTLGRQYTTIYETLPNFAPLYYSNTYEPLVVLLGSPREDNAVKYRFAAGGLTVQGHYAFGEQAGAIQGNAGLGVGMVYVAGPFAIAGTYDQGNGPETAEGHSKIRKAALAGSYSIGPASIVAGYRWGHDTTAAGATALRDNLWWAGLRYELTPALMLSAAFYYDDVKSRTGVVNPPNPKQYVVQGIYSLSKRTDVYGAVAYARNSGLNFGDLKTLAAGKESQTGVALGIRHKF
- a CDS encoding alpha-hydroxy acid oxidase, which gives rise to MNAYSIADLRHIAKRRLPRAIFDFFDGGAEDETTLDANVLAFRRIRLAPRVLVNVAEIDTTTTILGEPSAMPLAIAPTGAVGFGWHDGDVAIARAAAAAGIPYTLSSTATASIERIANAAPGRLWFQAYILRNQAYLHALIERAKVADYEALVITVDLPVGGKRERDFRNDFRVPFRFTPKNVLDFATRPRWLGSLLAHGMPVMENLRGLEAEAHSAHAIASSVGRNYDPTFDWDRLRQIRDLWPRKLVIKGILRPDDAVRAVDIGCDAVVVSNHGGRQLDGAAAALDALPFVTAAVRHRVPVLLDGGVRRGADILKAKACGAEAVLVGRATLYGVAAAGEAGARRAIEIIKDELVRSMQLCGVTSSGAVGPDVMFKGVLPPRC
- a CDS encoding fumarylacetoacetate hydrolase family protein; the encoded protein is MKLMTYRKRDGSIAVGVLVDAGQILDVSEWLRSMPVAAEAEIHCLAAGVPVASSGMPRLLQGGAPAMSALARHVRTMQESGQLLLDDLEYVTLCAPVPRPGKIVAIGRNYADHAKETGIAPFTRPRVIAKLPSSVAAHGEAIRCPVEVSKLDFEAELAVVIGSYAKDISEEKALDMVAGYTVLNDLSAREFQFDVEPAQTTFAKSFDGFAPMGPWLVTRDEITDPQALEITAWLNGEVMQRGHTGDMLFSVATLIAYLSRHMTLEPGDVIATGTPAGSGGFRLPPRYLRPGDSLRLEVSAVGTLEHTII
- a CDS encoding TauD/TfdA dioxygenase family protein, translating into MKILPNPQGFGACIEDVDLSGPLSDAEQTEIEYALCRHGVISFSAQDLSAPQLKAFSTRFGKLEVNVAGNYQEAGLPEVMILSNIVEDGKPIGLADAGQDWHTDMSYSKVIAYCNILYGIEIPHRDGEPLGCTEFSNMHAAYEDLPESLKTRLEGMTVLHDFSKFWEMMRSEKGSQRPPLTEAQRAAKPPVSHPIFLTHPITGKKVLYANPGYSVRINELPEAESARVLALLFEHQLKPKYRYRHRWAVGDVLMWDNMGTIHNAVADYRPDERRLIKRCQVMANRFFDEAAA
- a CDS encoding nuclear transport factor 2 family protein, with protein sequence MADSATLLLSPCLQLLHRFFHCLDQSRYEQLISLFEPDAVWNRQGVELRGHDEIRLALATRSATQRIRHVLSNSFVAVEEGNMARLTSYMTVYRFDNGVPPLGPVTINGPMQMYTVDASVRLTPQRVGIVKLEITPEFRFARNVAVD